From Echinicola soli, a single genomic window includes:
- a CDS encoding GIY-YIG nuclease family protein produces MFTVYAISSKIRNYIYVGMTSNIENRINRHNSGYERTTKPYRPFLMIYTKDFATRAEARQHEKYLKTRNGKRYLRGKIL; encoded by the coding sequence ATGTTTACTGTTTATGCAATCTCAAGTAAAATCAGGAATTACATTTATGTCGGGATGACATCAAACATAGAAAACCGGATCAATAGACACAATTCCGGTTACGAACGAACTACTAAACCCTATAGGCCTTTCCTAATGATATATACTAAAGATTTTGCTACGCGGGCTGAGGCTCGCCAACATGAGAAATATCTTAAAACTCGGAATGGTAAGCGCTATTTAAGAGGTAAAATCCTTTAG